From the genome of Pelobates fuscus isolate aPelFus1 chromosome 6, aPelFus1.pri, whole genome shotgun sequence, one region includes:
- the LOC134565692 gene encoding putative tyrosine carboxypeptidase MATCAP2: protein MKPLNLKKEKDKFFKSNFMYNPQFQYNKTPLPSASAQHSHASNRFLQVAINIIQNTLKKYNNYENYEQATGGNLLPAKQIYQEVRKYMETEGCQGEIAVNLTEDVISQASMGTVKKQPTMTINVSMAREKWLQGTLRHEIGTHYFRTVNNSKQPWNNSKGREEYGLEPANPTEEGLATIHSLLYHPDPDLCRVALLYYTIYKASSMSFSELFEHLKIFVRDPEARWYYCVRAKRGLTDTSQPGCCNKDQVYLEGVLQILRCRHTIDFKLLMAMGKVSYEDINRLKKTAVLSKPRIPQFLKDREQYMMRLEKIMQVNELTDTLLKTLVN, encoded by the coding sequence ATGAagcctttaaatttgaaaaaagaGAAGGATAAATTTTTCAAATCGAACTTTATGTACAACCCTCAGTTTCAATATAACAAAACTCCTCTGCCATCTGCCTCAGCCCAGCACAGTCATGCCTCCAACAGATTTCTTCAAGTGGCCATTAATATCATACAAAACACACTCAAGAAATATAACAATTATGAAAATTATGAACAAGCTACAGGAGGCAATCTTCTACCAGCAAAGCAGATCTATCAGGAAGTACGCAAATACATGGAGACTGAAGGTTGTCAAGGGGAGATTGCTGTTAATCTCACTGAAGATGTAATTTCACAAGCCTCTATGGGAACTGTGAAAAAGCAACCAACGATGACAATAAATGTCTCTATGGCACGAGAAAAGTGGCTTCAAGGTACACTGAGACATGAGATTGGAACTCATTATTTTAGAACAGTCAACAACAGTAAACAGCCATGGAATAACAGCAAAGGTCGAGAAGAGTATGGTCTGGAACCAGCAAATCCAACTGAAGAAGGACTGGCAACCATCCACAGCCTTTTATATCATCCTGATCCCGATTTGTGCAGAGTTGCCCTCCTGTACTATACCATCTACAAAGCAAGCTCAATGTCCTTCAGTGAACTATTTGAGCATTTGAAAATATTTGTCAGAGACCCAGAAGCCAGATGGTATTATTGTGTCCGAGCAAAGAGGGGTTTGACAGACACATCACAGCCAGGATGTTGTAATAAGGATCAGGTGTACCTTGAAGGTGTTCTACAAATCCTAAGATGCAGACATACCATAGATTTCAAGCTGCTAATGGCAATGGGAAAGGTTTCCTACGAGGATATAAACCGTCTAAAAAAGACTGCCGTGCTTAGTAAGCCGAGGATCCCTCAATTTCTCAAAGACAGGGAACAGTACATGATGCGTCTGGAAAAGATAATGCAAGTCAACGAACTAACAGACACATTACTAAAAACGCTTGTCAATTGA